Proteins from a single region of Psilocybe cubensis strain MGC-MH-2018 chromosome 3, whole genome shotgun sequence:
- a CDS encoding Protein FMP25, mitochondrial → MFRSARFLQNLKPHLRQIHTASSHQGLRRNTGVVLAIASTAVAGSALWLSAGVIHNDSAVQSLNADKPKIIAVTVEKPEDPDTLYSLVWGSNANKTLSPALARDAALRTPVIAHWLDGIALRDLQLHQTHAACVDARGDVYQWGSGFYGEAFSGAHLPKLTLRGKNIVQLQLTDDKIYALSASGKVYSLSSQFMNQELLPGSPTPSSDSWWGTGWLWGEDETTDYVQITPTEKLSWRESFVSIKAGQNHLLGLTSNGRVFAHPVNKQANHYGQLGFSKFSIPDPASAITKQEAHLHVELVPKSLADPFANSSRGIRIKSTTYTSENLANVDDTGIRFCPYFFEIPVLRGVQGAEIAAGGRTSFLRTQDGRVLGWGANEYGQIGLGANVALDTITVPTEVVLWRFVPTNIQSKCLDVSAGGDLTSFIVEREGTAHTPTTVDVLMSGNGQHGGLGNNLYTSSQGNPSRVKGVSGLLQYSDRLDRLEPIKPEEISISPSGHVLLALNTSAESGVGGRDLMVWGRNYDSELGNGKKASLVIPTALENSEGERFMLMSRTAKEVKDLHGKVWKKGVKVEQRAVAGYSNSVIYWKIVE, encoded by the exons GCGTCAGATCCACACGGCCTCATCACATCAAGGACTTCGCAGAAACACTGGTGTTGTTTTAGCCATCGCCTCGACAGCAGTAGCCGGTTCAGCTTTGTGGCTTTCTGCGGGCGTAATTCATAATGATTCTGCAGTCCAAAGTTTAAATGCGGACAAACCCAAAATAATTGCCGTTACAGTAGAAAAGCCCGAGGACCCAGACACTCTTTATTCTTTGGTATGGGGATCTAATGC GAATAAGACACTTTCACCTGCCCTAGCTAGGGATGCTGCACTTCGTACACCTGTGATTGCACATTGGTTAGATGGCATTGCACTCAGAGACTTACAGCTTCATCAAACACACGCAGCATGCGTTGATGCTCGTGGTGATGTTTATCAGTGGGGTAGTGGCTTCTACGGTGAAGCTTTCTCTGGAGCACACCTTCCTAAGCTTACCCTTAGAGGCAAA AATATTGTGCAATTGCAGCTCACCGATGACAAAATATATGCACTGTCTGCCTCTGGAAAGGTGTATTCTCTCTCCAGCCAATTCATGAACCAGGAATTACTTCCAGGGTCACCTACTCCCTCCAGTGACTCGTGGTGGGGGACTGGTTGGTTGTGGGGCGAAGATGAGACGACAGATTATGTCCAGATTACACCAACAGAGAAACTCAGCTGGCGAGAATC ATTTGTATCCATTAAAGCTGGCcagaatcatcttcttggGCTGACTTCCAACGGACGCGTTTTTGCCCATCCGGTCAATAAACAGGCGAATCATTACGGACAGCTGGGCTTCAGTAAATTCTCCATTCCTGATCCGGCTTCAGCAATCACCAAGCAAGAAGCCCATCTACATGTAGAACTTGTCCCTAAATCCCTTGCAGACCCTTTCGCCAACAGTTCTCGGGGCATCAGAATCAAATCAACCACTTATACATCTGAAAATTTGGCCAACGTTGACGACACAGGAATCAGATTCTGTCCATACTTCTTCGAGATACCTGTCCTTCGCGGAGTTCAGGGAGCCGAGATTGCAGCTGGTGGGAGAACTAGTTTTCTTCGAACACAAGACGGACGGGTACTGGGTTGGGGTGCGAATGAATATGG TCAAATTGGTCTTGGGGCAAATGTAGCTCTCGATACCATTACAGTTCCTACAGAAGTCGTTCTTTGGCGCTTCGTTCCTACCAACATTCAGAGCAAGTGCCTTGACGTATCCGCTG GAGGCGATTTAACGTCGTTCATCGTTGAACGCGAGGGCACTGCCCACACTCCAACCACAGTTGATGTGCTCATGTCTGGAAATGGACAACACGGGGGACTAGGAAACAATTTGTACACAAGCTCACAAGGAAATCCATCACGAGTAAAGGGTGTTAGTGGTTTACTACAAT ACAGCGACCGCCTGGATCGCCTTGAGCCAATCAAACCCGAGGAGATATCAATTTCTCCCTCTGGACACGTTCTTCTAGCACTTAACACTTCTGCTGAATCAGGAGTCGGTGGGCGCGATCTTATGGTTTGGGGTAGAAACTACGACTCTGAGCTAGGCAACGGGAAAAAAGCGAGTTTGGTTATCCCAACGGCGTTGGAAAACAGTGAGGGTGAACGCTTCATGCTCATGAGTCGAACGGCGAAGGAGGTAAAAGACCTGCACGGAAAAGTTTGGAAAAAGGGCGTCAAGGTTGAACAACGTGCTGTGGCTGGATATTCAAACAGCGTTATTTACTGGAAGATTGTAGAGTAA